A single region of the Prochlorococcus marinus str. MIT 0917 genome encodes:
- a CDS encoding peptidylprolyl isomerase — protein sequence MSKVLMDTDKGQLTIDLFDNDAPKTVENFLKLAKEGFYDGLSFHRVINGFMAQGGCPNTREGSRGMPGTGGPGYSINCEINPNKHEAGSLSMAHAGKDTGGSQFFLVHAPQPHLDGVHTVFGKTNDMEILLSITNGTKINRVSIV from the coding sequence ATGTCAAAAGTGTTGATGGACACAGATAAAGGCCAATTGACTATTGACCTGTTTGATAATGATGCACCCAAAACAGTAGAAAACTTTTTGAAGCTTGCTAAAGAGGGCTTTTATGATGGACTGTCTTTCCACAGAGTTATTAATGGTTTTATGGCACAAGGCGGTTGTCCAAATACTAGAGAAGGATCAAGAGGTATGCCTGGAACTGGAGGTCCTGGGTACTCCATTAACTGTGAAATTAATCCAAACAAGCATGAGGCTGGTTCTCTTTCCATGGCACACGCAGGAAAAGATACTGGTGGTAGTCAATTCTTTCTAGTTCATGCTCCACAACCTCATTTGGATGGAGTACATACGGTTTTTGGCAAAACTAATGACATGGAAATTCTTCTATCTATTACTAATGGTACTAAAATTAATAGAGTAAGTATTGTCTAA
- the ribBA gene encoding bifunctional 3,4-dihydroxy-2-butanone-4-phosphate synthase/GTP cyclohydrolase II: MKSEDCYEIEFDDIADALAAIRNGECVVVVDDEKRENEGDLICAAQFATPQQINFMATEARGLICLAMQGERLDQLDLPLMVDRNTDSNQTAFTVSIDAGPEFGVSTGISAEDRAKTIQVALNNQTKPIDLRRPGHIFPLRAKIGGVLKRAGHTEAAVDLSLLAGLSPAGVICEIQNLDGSMARLPELKKYSKERKLKLISIADLIHYRLENERFVYRQAIAKLPSLFGDFKAIGYKNELDGSEHVAIIKGDPENLKEPVLVRMHSECLTGDAFGSLRCDCRPQLEAALSRISEEGEGVVVYLRQEGRGIGLVNKLKAYNLQDGGLDTVEANEKLGFPADLRNYGVGAQILTDLGINRLKLLTNNPRKIAGLGGYGLQVESRVPLVICPGDHNAAYLEVKREKLGHLFDNNIKANLSNERQNIVVYWDGKVFDNDLKHFVDKAAKWSENHFLNISIQHSPRLIALCKNPLFIWNIRHRDIKTHLEGNLIDKRLLESLLKELSNWKNTKRIGIIKTDNYEKLLHPSSNLLIEEKKISELSSFEKSPLFDWAYKDKTSTIEWN; encoded by the coding sequence TTGAAATCAGAAGATTGTTATGAAATTGAATTTGATGATATAGCGGATGCTCTGGCTGCTATTAGAAACGGTGAATGTGTTGTTGTAGTTGATGATGAAAAGAGAGAAAACGAAGGTGATTTAATCTGTGCTGCTCAATTTGCGACTCCTCAGCAAATAAATTTTATGGCAACTGAAGCTAGAGGTTTGATTTGTCTAGCAATGCAAGGGGAAAGATTAGACCAGTTAGATCTACCTTTAATGGTCGATAGAAATACCGATTCCAACCAAACAGCCTTCACTGTAAGCATCGATGCAGGTCCTGAATTTGGAGTATCAACTGGAATATCAGCTGAAGATAGAGCTAAAACAATTCAAGTTGCTCTTAATAATCAAACAAAACCAATAGATTTACGAAGACCAGGGCATATTTTTCCCTTAAGAGCAAAAATTGGTGGGGTTTTAAAAAGAGCTGGTCATACGGAAGCAGCAGTAGATTTATCTTTGTTAGCTGGCCTATCTCCTGCAGGCGTTATTTGTGAAATCCAAAACCTGGATGGCTCAATGGCAAGACTTCCGGAATTGAAAAAATATTCGAAGGAAAGAAAATTAAAGTTGATAAGTATTGCAGATTTAATTCATTACAGACTTGAAAATGAACGCTTTGTCTACAGACAAGCAATTGCAAAGTTGCCTAGCCTATTTGGAGATTTTAAGGCAATAGGATATAAGAACGAATTGGATGGATCTGAACACGTAGCAATAATAAAAGGTGATCCAGAAAATTTAAAAGAGCCAGTATTGGTGCGAATGCATTCAGAGTGTCTAACTGGAGATGCATTTGGATCATTAAGGTGCGATTGCAGACCACAATTAGAGGCGGCCTTATCAAGAATATCTGAAGAAGGAGAAGGAGTTGTTGTATATCTAAGGCAGGAAGGTAGAGGAATAGGTTTAGTTAACAAATTAAAAGCCTACAATTTGCAAGACGGAGGATTAGATACTGTTGAGGCTAATGAGAAGTTGGGCTTTCCTGCAGACCTAAGAAATTATGGAGTAGGAGCACAAATATTGACAGATTTAGGAATTAACAGACTTAAGTTACTAACCAATAATCCAAGAAAAATAGCAGGACTTGGAGGCTACGGACTTCAGGTTGAATCACGTGTTCCTCTGGTCATATGCCCTGGAGACCACAATGCAGCTTACCTGGAGGTAAAAAGAGAAAAACTTGGACACTTATTTGATAATAATATAAAGGCAAATTTAAGCAATGAAAGACAAAATATTGTTGTATATTGGGATGGCAAAGTTTTCGATAATGACTTAAAACATTTTGTAGATAAAGCAGCTAAGTGGTCAGAAAATCATTTTTTAAATATTTCTATTCAACACTCTCCAAGGTTGATAGCCCTATGTAAAAATCCATTGTTTATTTGGAATATTAGGCATAGAGATATTAAAACACATTTAGAAGGTAACTTGATCGATAAAAGGTTACTTGAATCACTACTAAAAGAACTAAGTAATTGGAAAAATACAAAAAGGATTGGAATAATTAAAACCGATAATTATGAAAAACTTTTACATCCTTCTTCAAATTTATTAATCGAAGAGAAAAAAATTAGCGAACTTTCAAGTTTTGAAAAATCGCCATTATTTGATTGGGCTTATAAAGATAAAACCAGCACTATCGAATGGAATTAA
- the argC gene encoding N-acetyl-gamma-glutamyl-phosphate reductase, whose product MAISTSKAGRIAIYGASGYGGLQLVKLINEHPNFEISTLNGDRSVGKSWNEINPFMKLVGDKEITKGNIDEIAQDSDYAILSLPNGISSQLTPLLLEKGIKVIDLSADYRFKSLDKWKEVYSKEAEKYQRFDYELCEEAIYGFSEVFSGEISKSRLIACPGCYPTSSLSVLIPFLKQGLIESEGIIIDAKSGTSGGGRNPSEQLLLSECSESIKPYGVIGHRHTAEIESIASHFAGHEINLQFTPHLVPMVRGILSTVYARLRDPGLTAEDCKIVIEAFYKNHPFIDILPVGIYPATKWVKNTNKVMISVEVDKRNGRIVLMSVIDNLLKGQAGQAIQNLNILHGLESGIGLPKITYYP is encoded by the coding sequence ATGGCAATTAGTACATCGAAAGCTGGGAGGATCGCAATTTATGGAGCATCTGGATATGGAGGTCTTCAACTCGTTAAGTTGATTAATGAGCATCCAAACTTTGAGATTTCAACTTTAAATGGGGATCGATCAGTAGGTAAGAGCTGGAATGAAATAAATCCTTTTATGAAACTTGTTGGGGATAAAGAGATTACTAAAGGAAATATTGATGAAATCGCTCAAGATTCTGATTATGCGATATTGAGCTTACCAAACGGCATATCATCACAATTAACCCCTTTATTATTAGAAAAAGGTATTAAAGTAATTGATTTATCAGCTGATTATAGATTTAAATCATTAGATAAATGGAAAGAAGTCTATTCCAAAGAAGCTGAAAAATATCAAAGATTTGACTACGAATTATGTGAAGAGGCTATTTATGGCTTTTCAGAGGTATTTAGTGGTGAAATTTCAAAGTCTAGATTAATTGCTTGTCCAGGTTGTTACCCAACCTCATCTCTTAGTGTACTTATTCCATTCTTAAAACAAGGATTAATTGAAAGTGAAGGCATTATTATTGATGCAAAATCTGGCACATCCGGTGGAGGTAGAAATCCAAGCGAACAACTCTTACTCTCTGAATGTTCTGAATCAATTAAGCCATATGGAGTCATTGGGCATAGACATACTGCAGAGATAGAAAGTATCGCTAGTCACTTTGCTGGTCATGAAATTAATTTGCAATTTACGCCCCATTTGGTTCCTATGGTTAGAGGTATTTTATCGACAGTTTATGCGCGTTTAAGAGATCCTGGATTAACAGCAGAAGATTGTAAAATTGTAATTGAAGCTTTTTATAAAAATCACCCATTTATTGATATTTTGCCTGTGGGTATTTATCCAGCTACTAAATGGGTTAAAAATACTAATAAAGTTATGATTTCAGTTGAAGTTGATAAACGTAATGGAAGAATAGTACTAATGAGTGTCATTGATAATCTTCTAAAAGGTCAAGCAGGACAGGCCATACAAAATTTAAATATTTTGCACGGACTTGAATCAGGTATTGGTCTACCTAAGATTACTTATTACCCTTGA
- the purN gene encoding phosphoribosylglycinamide formyltransferase: MNQDKKKYMENNLSYDLNEHSLISPLDSESPLYEPKIRLGVLASGNGSNFEYIIKSIQNKKLNAEISILIVNNPNCLAIKKAIKYKIPYVIINHRDYDTRLEHDRKVSKKLEDLSVELVVMAGWMRIVGEELINRFTNRLINIHPSLLPSFKGVDAIQQAIDKSVTITGCTVHYVQKEVDSGSIIIQAAVPIQEKDSKETLKQKIQKMEHIILPLAIAKVAKNIRTNFKGNK, from the coding sequence ATGAACCAAGATAAAAAAAAATATATGGAGAACAATTTATCTTATGATTTAAACGAACATAGCCTAATCAGCCCTTTAGATTCAGAAAGCCCTTTATATGAACCAAAAATAAGATTAGGTGTCCTTGCTTCTGGCAATGGCTCGAATTTTGAGTACATTATTAAATCAATTCAAAATAAAAAACTTAATGCAGAAATTTCTATCTTAATTGTCAATAATCCTAATTGCTTAGCAATAAAAAAGGCTATCAAATACAAAATACCTTATGTAATTATTAATCATAGAGATTATGATACTAGATTAGAACACGACAGGAAGGTATCAAAAAAACTAGAGGACTTATCAGTAGAACTAGTTGTTATGGCTGGATGGATGAGAATTGTTGGAGAAGAATTAATTAATAGGTTTACAAACCGACTAATTAATATACATCCATCACTATTACCTTCTTTTAAAGGCGTTGATGCAATACAGCAGGCAATAGATAAGAGTGTTACTATAACTGGATGTACGGTTCACTATGTACAAAAGGAAGTTGATTCTGGCTCAATAATTATTCAAGCTGCAGTCCCTATTCAAGAAAAAGATAGTAAAGAGACATTAAAACAAAAAATTCAAAAAATGGAACATATAATATTACCTTTGGCGATAGCAAAAGTAGCAAAGAATATAAGAACTAACTTCAAGGGTAATAAGTAA
- a CDS encoding glucose-6-phosphate isomerase — MAITDIFQMNNYDKWLRYCNLLFSDDSLGFWLDISRMDVDKSDFEKFKEIYSKAFDSLESLENGSIANIDEDRQVGHYWLRNPKIAPTQEIAESITKEIQDISKFGESILNGEITNSVGKKYTDVFWIGIGGSGLGPLLIKESFKRESIGLNLHFLDNVDPEGISHKLNSILPNIESTLFVVVSKSGGTPEPLIGMEQAMKFVQDNNQNWSSRAIAITSKGSKLDVLAANENWLHIFDLPDWVGGRTSITGAVGLLPAVLIGADINKFLDGASQMDALTRVKDIKNNPAALLSLAWFKSGMGKGLRDMVVLPYRDRLEVFSRYLQQLVMESLGKKLDREGNQVNQGIAVYGNKGSTDQHAYVQQLRDGVDNFFVNFIEILHDPAEIVEVKNKRPGDYLSGFLQGTRSALSEGGRQNLTITFKSFDESSLGALIALFERAVSFYAELINVNAYNQPGVEAGKKAATNIINLQKDIEALLDDGKERTLNEINNSLSTDSTESIYLIMRKLSENSDLYSMNGNQSNPDKLIISKT; from the coding sequence ATGGCAATAACTGACATCTTCCAGATGAATAACTACGATAAATGGTTAAGATACTGCAATCTTTTATTTAGCGATGATTCATTAGGTTTCTGGCTAGATATAAGCAGAATGGATGTCGACAAGAGCGATTTTGAAAAATTTAAGGAAATCTATTCCAAAGCTTTTGATTCTTTAGAAAGTCTAGAGAATGGATCGATTGCCAATATTGATGAAGATAGACAAGTTGGGCATTACTGGCTTCGAAATCCGAAAATTGCTCCAACTCAAGAAATTGCAGAATCTATCACCAAAGAAATACAAGACATATCAAAATTTGGGGAATCAATATTAAACGGAGAAATAACTAACAGCGTTGGAAAAAAATATACAGATGTTTTTTGGATAGGTATAGGTGGTAGTGGTTTAGGTCCCTTACTTATTAAAGAGTCATTTAAGAGAGAGTCAATCGGATTGAATCTTCATTTTCTAGACAATGTAGACCCCGAAGGGATTTCACATAAATTAAATTCCATTCTTCCTAATATTGAATCAACTTTGTTTGTAGTTGTTAGTAAATCAGGTGGCACTCCAGAACCTTTGATAGGGATGGAGCAAGCTATGAAGTTTGTCCAAGATAACAACCAGAATTGGTCATCTCGAGCGATAGCAATTACATCAAAAGGGAGTAAGTTAGATGTCTTAGCAGCTAATGAAAATTGGTTACATATTTTTGATTTACCTGATTGGGTTGGTGGAAGGACAAGTATTACTGGTGCTGTTGGATTATTACCTGCTGTACTAATTGGCGCTGATATTAATAAGTTTTTAGATGGTGCATCTCAAATGGATGCATTAACAAGAGTGAAAGACATTAAAAATAATCCAGCAGCACTTTTATCCTTGGCTTGGTTCAAATCAGGGATGGGAAAAGGATTAAGAGATATGGTTGTACTTCCCTATAGAGACAGATTAGAAGTTTTCAGTAGATATCTTCAACAACTTGTGATGGAATCATTAGGTAAGAAGTTAGATAGAGAAGGAAATCAAGTTAATCAAGGTATCGCAGTCTATGGTAATAAAGGATCTACCGATCAGCATGCATATGTGCAGCAATTAAGAGATGGTGTTGATAATTTCTTTGTCAATTTCATTGAGATTCTTCATGATCCAGCGGAGATAGTTGAAGTAAAAAATAAGCGACCAGGAGACTATTTGTCTGGATTTTTGCAAGGAACTCGCTCTGCATTATCTGAAGGTGGTAGACAGAACTTGACTATTACATTTAAATCATTTGATGAATCTAGTCTTGGTGCATTAATTGCATTATTTGAGCGAGCAGTAAGCTTTTATGCTGAATTAATTAATGTGAATGCTTACAATCAACCTGGAGTTGAAGCGGGGAAGAAAGCGGCAACAAATATAATTAATCTTCAAAAAGACATTGAGGCACTATTGGATGATGGTAAAGAAAGAACATTAAATGAAATTAATAATTCATTGTCTACTGATTCAACGGAATCTATTTATTTAATCATGAGAAAACTTTCAGAAAATTCTGATCTTTATTCAATGAATGGTAATCAATCAAATCCAGATAAACTAATTATCTCGAAAACTTGA
- the leuS gene encoding leucine--tRNA ligase, translating to MNNTTSEIIDQRYKPRDIEAYWQKEWVNQGLYRTNTEVNKDNTFYALSMFPYPSGSLHMGHVRNYVITDVLARYKRMQGYNVLHPMGWDAFGLPAENAAIERETSPSTWTDKNILQMKDQLDRLGLSIDWSKEVTTCKEDYYKWTQYIFNQLHKNNLAYQKKATVNWDPIDQTVLANEQVDAEGKSWRSGAKVEKKDLNQWFLSITSFAEDLNKDLVKLKDWPERVRVMQKNWIGKSIGAEITFDIKNHNQKLTAFTTRIDTIYGVSYLVLASNHPLIDQLINDKDIDQLIEFRNTQEKLSDQERNSDSRKKLGMYLGVNAINPANSKEIPVWIGDYVIMEYGTGVVMGVPAHDSRDYKFAKSYDLPINHVIRPNNYEDDSYLDSVYVDKGVMINSDIFNGIESDIAKTKILQLGSNANWAKPKTTYKLRDWLISRQRYWGCPIPIINCKKCGQVRVPDKDLPVLLPVDIKLTGKGKSPLTTKTEWINTCCPKCGLEAKRETDTMDTFMCSSWYFLRYINPGNEEHPFIKSEIDKWLPVKQYVGGIEHAILHLLYSRFLTKALKSCGLLNIDEPFKKLLTQGMVQAITFKNPNNNKYFSKDQIKDIDNPKDPITGENIEIIYEKMSKSKYNGVDPSLVIDKYGADTARMFILFKAPPEKDLEWDDSDVEGQYRFIQRLWKFVINTVELTKTNSRLNIEKDKSKDDEALRLINIAIKEITDDLDHLQFNTAISELMKAVNGLSSIVNYCSNETLNNVISILVKITSPFSPHIAEELWKRIGNTQSIHLQSWPKFDAAAIEQATFKLMIQINGKVRGSIAASKNLSKEELENIAIKSEAALKWIEGKEPKRIIVVPNKLVNIVI from the coding sequence TTGAATAATACTACTTCAGAGATAATTGACCAGCGTTATAAGCCTCGTGATATTGAAGCTTATTGGCAAAAAGAGTGGGTTAATCAAGGGCTCTATAGAACAAATACCGAGGTAAACAAAGACAATACTTTTTATGCCTTATCAATGTTCCCATACCCTTCCGGTTCATTACATATGGGGCACGTGAGGAATTATGTCATTACAGATGTATTGGCAAGATATAAAAGGATGCAAGGTTATAACGTCCTTCATCCAATGGGATGGGATGCCTTCGGTTTACCGGCTGAAAATGCAGCAATAGAGAGAGAGACAAGTCCATCTACCTGGACAGATAAAAATATTTTACAAATGAAAGATCAATTAGATCGACTTGGATTATCAATAGATTGGTCTAAAGAAGTTACTACTTGCAAAGAAGATTATTATAAATGGACTCAATATATATTTAATCAATTACATAAAAATAACCTTGCCTATCAAAAAAAAGCAACAGTAAATTGGGATCCAATTGATCAAACTGTTCTTGCAAATGAACAAGTAGATGCTGAAGGTAAATCTTGGAGATCTGGAGCTAAAGTTGAGAAAAAGGATTTAAACCAGTGGTTTTTAAGTATTACAAGTTTTGCCGAAGATCTAAATAAGGATTTAGTTAAGCTTAAAGACTGGCCAGAAAGAGTCAGGGTTATGCAAAAAAATTGGATTGGCAAGTCAATCGGAGCAGAAATAACTTTTGATATTAAAAATCACAATCAAAAATTAACAGCTTTCACTACAAGAATCGATACAATCTATGGAGTAAGTTATCTTGTATTAGCATCAAATCATCCACTAATTGATCAATTAATAAATGATAAAGATATCGATCAACTAATAGAGTTTAGGAATACACAAGAAAAGTTAAGTGATCAAGAACGTAATTCAGATAGTAGAAAAAAACTTGGAATGTATTTAGGAGTAAATGCAATTAACCCAGCAAATAGCAAAGAGATTCCTGTTTGGATTGGCGACTATGTGATTATGGAATATGGAACTGGAGTTGTCATGGGTGTTCCCGCTCATGATAGTAGAGATTATAAGTTTGCTAAATCATATGATTTACCCATTAATCATGTCATAAGACCCAATAATTATGAAGATGATAGTTATTTAGACTCTGTGTATGTTGATAAAGGAGTAATGATCAATTCTGATATATTCAATGGAATTGAGTCTGATATTGCAAAAACAAAAATACTTCAATTAGGATCCAATGCTAATTGGGCAAAACCAAAAACCACATATAAGTTAAGGGATTGGCTTATATCTAGACAAAGATATTGGGGTTGCCCAATTCCGATTATTAATTGTAAGAAGTGTGGTCAAGTAAGAGTCCCAGACAAGGATCTTCCTGTTTTGCTACCTGTTGATATTAAATTAACTGGTAAAGGCAAATCACCTTTAACGACAAAAACCGAATGGATAAATACCTGTTGTCCTAAATGTGGACTTGAAGCAAAAAGAGAAACTGACACAATGGACACATTTATGTGTTCATCTTGGTATTTTTTAAGATATATAAACCCTGGAAATGAGGAACATCCATTTATAAAAAGTGAGATAGATAAATGGCTACCTGTTAAACAATACGTTGGTGGTATTGAGCATGCAATCCTTCATTTACTTTATTCAAGATTTTTAACCAAAGCATTAAAAAGCTGTGGATTATTAAATATTGATGAACCCTTTAAGAAACTATTAACTCAGGGAATGGTTCAAGCTATTACTTTTAAAAATCCAAATAATAATAAATATTTTTCAAAAGATCAAATAAAAGATATTGATAATCCTAAAGATCCAATTACTGGAGAAAATATTGAAATTATCTATGAAAAGATGTCGAAGTCTAAATATAATGGTGTAGACCCATCATTAGTCATAGATAAATATGGTGCAGACACAGCTAGAATGTTTATTCTTTTTAAAGCTCCTCCTGAAAAAGATTTAGAATGGGATGACTCAGATGTTGAAGGGCAATATCGATTTATACAGAGACTCTGGAAATTTGTTATTAATACCGTAGAACTAACAAAGACTAATTCAAGATTAAATATAGAAAAAGATAAGTCTAAGGACGATGAAGCCTTACGTCTAATTAATATTGCTATCAAGGAAATTACTGATGATCTAGACCATCTTCAATTTAATACAGCAATATCTGAACTGATGAAAGCCGTGAATGGCCTAAGTTCAATAGTTAATTACTGTAGTAATGAAACTCTAAATAATGTTATTTCAATTTTAGTCAAAATAACTTCTCCATTTTCTCCTCATATTGCAGAAGAGCTGTGGAAGAGAATCGGGAATACTCAAAGTATTCATCTTCAATCATGGCCTAAATTTGACGCAGCTGCAATAGAACAAGCTACTTTCAAACTGATGATTCAAATTAATGGAAAAGTTAGAGGATCAATCGCGGCTAGTAAAAATCTATCTAAAGAGGAATTAGAGAATATAGCTATTAAAAGTGAAGCAGCTCTAAAATGGATAGAGGGGAAAGAACCAAAACGAATAATTGTTGTTCCAAATAAATTAGTTAATATAGTTATTTAG
- the dapF gene encoding diaminopimelate epimerase translates to MKNNFSKYQGLGNDFIIFDARGNKLDNLFTENKDNFIEHLCNRNFGIGADGIILILESNNKCFARMRIFNSDGSEPEMCGNGIRCLVAFLNDNNEIKDKSEIRIETKAGLILTSISDNENIKVNMGEPILSPEDIPTKLLMNNLTVPNGKITINEQILNVYAASMGNPHMILFVDKIDNIPFEEWGRYLEKHNTFPNNTNVHFVELIDKSNIKVKVWERGCGPTLACGTGACACLVITSKLGKTLNNANIYLPGGKLEIEWPNQAGPVLMQGPALKVFSGEIDI, encoded by the coding sequence ATGAAAAATAATTTCTCAAAATATCAAGGTCTTGGTAATGATTTCATTATCTTTGATGCTCGTGGTAATAAATTAGATAATTTATTTACAGAAAATAAAGATAATTTTATTGAACATCTATGTAATAGAAATTTTGGTATCGGAGCTGATGGAATTATTCTTATATTAGAATCCAATAATAAATGTTTTGCGAGAATGAGGATATTTAATTCTGATGGTTCTGAACCAGAAATGTGTGGCAACGGTATAAGATGCTTGGTTGCTTTTTTAAACGATAATAATGAAATTAAGGATAAGTCTGAGATTCGAATTGAAACCAAGGCTGGTCTTATTCTTACATCTATCTCTGATAATGAAAATATTAAAGTTAATATGGGAGAACCTATCCTTTCTCCTGAAGATATACCTACAAAATTGTTAATGAATAATTTAACAGTTCCTAATGGAAAGATTACAATAAATGAACAAATCTTAAATGTTTATGCTGCTAGTATGGGAAATCCTCATATGATCTTATTTGTGGATAAAATTGATAACATACCATTTGAAGAGTGGGGAAGATACCTTGAAAAACACAATACATTTCCCAATAACACCAATGTTCACTTTGTAGAATTAATTGATAAATCAAATATTAAAGTTAAAGTATGGGAAAGGGGTTGTGGGCCAACGCTAGCTTGTGGTACAGGAGCTTGCGCTTGTCTGGTCATTACATCTAAGCTAGGTAAAACTTTAAACAACGCTAATATTTATTTACCAGGTGGCAAATTAGAAATTGAATGGCCGAATCAAGCAGGTCCAGTTTTAATGCAGGGGCCTGCATTAAAAGTATTTAGTGGAGAGATAGATATTTAG